In one Flammeovirga yaeyamensis genomic region, the following are encoded:
- a CDS encoding 7TM diverse intracellular signaling domain-containing protein, with the protein MRKLFQHIVHSLSIVLLSALPLFAVVDGDEKTIQLDDSVQESLLNLESIPYWKDSTRLISYAELLQLQPDFEVAQHYSKHNYDAKSNYWLRFNVDIDKSSSKHWIIEFYDQKIQEIIVFLPLLEGGLKKEIMGASHPYSKRNYDHKNFIIPLTSDIDFSKPFYVKINSNKKVDLHMNFRSINKFVPYATKEYLWFGLQYGAFLIMAVYSFLLWLSIKDFKYIAYILHIAVVCLFSMANDGVGFQFLWPDAPMINEFVNALLGFGVSASVTYFIKVVVDPKYLNRYHLFTINTLFVVQFILFVFTLFGTIPSGEKLSLIITLSVLLVGLSNVYLQSKMSPYYILGISFMWVGCVIWYLKWYGIIPHNFFTFYGYRMSVLSEMLAFSFALYDTLRLLKESEHLAQAELLTQQKKTEVMQQQVIDEQKKNLALGNKVNEELEQKVKERTIQLLAREKELKELNQQLSQRAQKLGSDNYKLDVTNFNLKDEIKKVIEKRFVNQVITIKEFHDLFPDADACKRYLSNQKWSDGFTCKQCSGHSGSKTGQVFTRRCTKCGYVDSVTSNTVFHGVKFDLTKAFYLSYITLYQPDAYTNIELSEMLEMSRNTISKFKTKVKEAKQNNLMLPNFTIDKVKDDTK; encoded by the coding sequence ATGAGGAAACTCTTCCAACATATTGTACATTCACTCAGCATTGTTCTGTTGTCGGCATTGCCACTTTTTGCAGTGGTTGATGGTGATGAGAAAACGATTCAGCTGGATGATTCCGTTCAAGAAAGTTTACTGAACCTAGAAAGTATACCCTACTGGAAGGACAGTACACGCTTAATTTCTTATGCGGAATTGCTTCAGTTACAACCCGACTTTGAGGTGGCCCAGCATTATTCGAAACATAATTATGATGCAAAATCAAATTATTGGTTGCGATTTAATGTCGACATCGATAAGAGCAGTTCAAAGCATTGGATCATCGAGTTTTACGATCAGAAAATTCAGGAGATTATCGTCTTCTTACCCTTATTGGAAGGCGGTTTGAAGAAGGAGATTATGGGAGCCTCTCATCCTTATTCAAAGAGAAATTATGATCATAAAAACTTCATTATTCCCTTAACGAGTGATATTGATTTTTCTAAGCCATTTTATGTGAAGATCAACAGTAATAAAAAGGTCGATTTGCACATGAACTTTAGAAGTATCAATAAGTTTGTGCCTTATGCAACGAAAGAGTATTTATGGTTTGGTTTACAATACGGTGCCTTTTTGATTATGGCCGTGTATTCCTTCCTCTTATGGTTGAGTATCAAAGACTTTAAATACATCGCCTATATTTTACATATCGCTGTGGTTTGCTTATTTAGTATGGCCAACGATGGGGTAGGCTTCCAGTTTTTATGGCCGGATGCACCGATGATCAACGAGTTTGTCAATGCCCTTCTTGGGTTTGGGGTCTCGGCTTCCGTCACTTATTTTATCAAAGTAGTGGTCGATCCAAAATACTTGAACAGGTATCATTTATTTACGATCAATACGCTATTTGTTGTTCAGTTTATTCTTTTTGTTTTCACCCTTTTCGGAACAATTCCATCGGGAGAGAAGCTTTCACTAATCATCACACTTTCGGTACTTTTAGTAGGCTTATCAAATGTCTATTTACAATCGAAAATGTCGCCTTACTATATCTTGGGCATCAGTTTTATGTGGGTCGGCTGTGTGATTTGGTACTTAAAATGGTATGGCATCATCCCGCATAATTTCTTTACATTCTATGGTTATAGAATGTCGGTGTTATCGGAAATGTTGGCCTTCTCTTTTGCCTTATACGATACGTTGAGGTTGTTGAAAGAAAGCGAACACTTGGCACAGGCAGAGTTGCTTACTCAGCAGAAGAAAACAGAGGTGATGCAACAGCAAGTCATCGACGAGCAGAAGAAGAATCTTGCTCTAGGTAACAAGGTAAATGAGGAGTTGGAGCAAAAGGTAAAAGAAAGAACGATTCAGCTTTTGGCAAGAGAAAAGGAATTGAAGGAATTGAACCAACAATTATCTCAGAGAGCACAGAAGTTGGGTAGTGATAATTATAAGCTGGATGTGACGAACTTTAATCTAAAGGATGAAATCAAGAAAGTGATCGAAAAACGATTTGTCAACCAAGTCATTACAATCAAAGAATTTCATGATTTATTCCCGGATGCCGATGCTTGTAAACGCTATTTATCCAATCAGAAATGGAGCGATGGCTTTACTTGTAAGCAATGTAGCGGGCATTCAGGTTCGAAAACTGGACAAGTATTTACAAGAAGATGTACGAAATGTGGGTATGTGGATTCGGTGACAAGTAATACCGTTTTCCATGGTGTGAAGTTCGATTTAACGAAAGCCTTTTATTTATCCTACATCACATTGTACCAACCCGATGCATATACTAATATTGAGTTGAGCGAAATGTTGGAGATGTCTAGGAACACCATTTCAAAATTTAAAACGAAAGTGAAAGAAGCGAAACAGAACAATTTGATGTTGCCGAATTTCACTATTGATAAAGTTAAAGACGACACAAAATGA